A stretch of the Arachis stenosperma cultivar V10309 chromosome 6, arast.V10309.gnm1.PFL2, whole genome shotgun sequence genome encodes the following:
- the LOC130934460 gene encoding vegetative cell wall protein gp1-like codes for MALSRTLIIILVAFSTIFSTIAVEEYIVGDDYGWRTLFDYQAWAADKNFYVGDRIELNMFIVFKYVPGWDNVVRVNPDEFITCSVSPNAITLSSGEDEIIFGGTGARWYISSIGNHCKLGQKLAIYVWPAWFPPLPSPAPWTPITPSADPPYTPPAPWTPITPSIVTPPAPLTPIMPPSEPPYAPSAPWTPITPSADPPYTPPAPWTPITPSIVTPPAPFTPIMPPSEPPYAPSAPWTPITPSVEPPYAPAPWTPITPSPEPPYAPWTPITPSTESPYAPQIIPTPIAQAPRTPGTPSSSISPAPAPSSQLHYASWTTSFSHFARSMPKKPFKISHSNLLGV; via the exons ATGGCTCTTTCTCGTACTCTAATAATAATCCTTGTTGCATTTTCTACCATCTTCTCAACCATAGCTGTCGAAGAATACATAGTTGGAGATGACTATGGTTGGAGAACATTATTTGATTACCAAGCTTGGGCTGCAGACAAGAATTTCTATGTTGGGGACCGGATTG AATTGAATATGTTTATAGTGTTCAAGTATGTTCCCGGGTGGGACAACGTGGTGAGAGTGAATCCAGATGAGTTTATAACTTGTTCAGTTTCTCCTAATGCAATAACATTGAGTAGTGGAGAAGATGAGATTATATTTGGAGGCACAGGGGCAAGATGGTACATTTCAAGTATTGGTAATCATTGTAAATTGGGACAAAAGCTTGCTATATATGTGTGGCCAGCATGGTTTCCTCCATTACCTTCTCCTGCACCATGGACTCCTATAACACCTTCCGCTGATCCTCCTTATACACCACCTGCACCATGGACTCCTATAACGCCTTCAATAGTTACGCCACCTGCACCATTGACTCCTATAATGCCTCCTTCTGAACCTCCTTATGCACCATCTGCACCATGGACTCCAATAACACCTTCCGCTGATCCTCCTTATACACCACCTGCACCATGGACTCCTATAACGCCTTCAATAGTTACGCCACCTGCACCATTCACTCCTATAATGCCTCCTTCTGAACCTCCTTATGCACCATCTGCACCATGGACTCCTATTACACCTTCGGTCGAGCCTCCTTATGCACCTGCACCATGGACTCCTATAACGCCTTCACCTGAACCTCCTTATGCACCATGGACTCCTATAACACCTTCAACTGAATCTCCTTATGCACCTCAAATAATACCTACCCCAATCGCACAAGCACCACGGACTCCTGGAACACCTTCATCTTCTATATCTCCTGCACCTGCACCTTCCTCCCAGCTTCATTATGCTTCATGGACTACTAGCTTCTCCCACTTTGCTCGATCAATGCCAAAGAAACCATTCAAAATATCTCATTCAAATTTACTAGGTGTTTGA